CCGGGCAGCCGTGGCACCACCGATGAGAGTTCATGGGCAGCCATTGTCCCCAATGATCCCCATATAGAGGTACGAGCCCCCTGAGTTCAGCGACGGCACACCATCTTGATGCATATGAGTGCCCGGCGTTTTATGATGCCCTTGTGATCTTTTGCCAGCCCCCTATCTGTCCTTCCAACGCAAGCCGGCAGCCGTAGTTTGGCCTTGCAGTTGTAAATGCACTGGAACTGGAAGTTATGCTCCCATATGAGCCGTTCTACTTGTCAGCTCACTCAGGGGAGGGCCACAGCACGCTGTTGATATGAGGCATTCGCTGATGACGCCTCTAAGCACCTTTGAGGAAGAGCACTCCGGGCAGTGTCATCTCATGTGCGCAGGACCTGAATGGAAAGCCTTACCCGTTCGCGTACATCGCAACTGATGAccttccttcttcgtcgcacGTGGCTGTCGGATCAGACGGTTCTACTGAAAGCAACGGGGGCGTGCTACAGAGATATAATCTTCCATCACAGCTAATGCGGTGGCGTCTTGTCCCTTCTGGCCTGCCAGATCAAGGAATTCGCTTCTTTCCTGCTCTAGTGAAGGTACGTTGTGTGTAGAAGCTCTACTCTCTATGGTGGGTTAGCCGGTTTCTGGACGCGAACCGAACAAAAAAAAACTACTGATACAGATCAAGAACGCAGTTCCCACAAAAATTACCTTAGCATGTAGGAGCAAGCAGGAAAGGCATTCTAGGCGCCTCACGTACTGATGCATATTCGGTTTCCGACGGAGCGGCACGTGCACGATCGCCTTACCGTCCCGTTTTTCCGGTTACGTGTCTGCCTTCCTTTGTAGATGGAACGCATTTGAGCGATGCCTTCTCTCACTGCCCGAATGCGAAGGAATGGAGCCGTGACATGTATCGGTGATTTCCCGTTTTCACCGCCGCGGCTAAGTGAGACAACAGGACACGTCTCTATGTGGCAACCGGGCCGATTCCACTCGTGGCCCATGGGCAGGCTGTGCGCGGTGACATGATCCCAAGCTATCAATTTCCCCAAAGTTTTCCAGATGTGAAGACAGACAACCACATGCACTGTCATGGCTGGCCCTGCTTTCGCTGACAGTCCTTCACTTGTGCCTGGTGTGGTAAACAGTAGCTCGTATTGCTTGGGATTTTCGCCTGCTGGTGCTACCTTTCGCCACTTTCGACGATTCTGGACCGCGTACCGGTTGTGAGGATTTTCCAGTTCCCCGAAGACCAGTTCCAGAAGAAACTTCGGCACTAGACTGAGATCGGTTGAGTTTCCTAGGTTTGCTCTTCGTACATGGCAACCGGTATATAGCTGTGGTACGATAAATACGATTGCATCCATGTTTTCAAACCGAAGCGTCTGCTTGACGAACAACTCCACTCTCTTCATCAGTCCCAGGTTCGGCAGTTGAACACAGGGTACCGCCCGCGAGCGACTTCTGAAATACCGTGACCCACGTACCAGTTATTGAAAATAGGGCTCTGATGGATAGTTTGACTAGGGCACGCGGAGGGGAGCTGGGAAGCTTTCAGAATGCCGGTCTAGAACCGACGTTGGAAAGAATGAAAAGAAAACTTGCGCCTGTCGAAGGGAGGCTCCCCTGAGGTGGTAGCCTGAAGGTCCCAGCTCGTCTCCCACAGGGTACTGGAGACAAGGAAATGGCAACACCTCTTTGTACGAATATATTCTGGTCTCAGCTCCTAGTAgcacatgtatacatatttaGGGAAAGCATTTTATGAAGAAAAATGATACTGGGTCCAGGGGAGGCCTGGAAAATTGCTGTGAGAAAAGGCGTGAAACCAGCGTCCTTTATGGCGCGGGTGGCCACAGCGACCGGCATCGTGCATGCGTGCCCCTGCATGCATCATTCAACATCACCGCACGCATGCGAATCGTCGACTCCACGGCATTTTCTACCTCATGAACGTGTGGGGCCCGAGATGAATTACTCTCAAACAGCGGACTTCATGATCTGTCCGCATTTGCAGGCCGTACTTTGCACTATGTTTGCCGACCCCCCTGATCTGCTAAGATGAGATAGGGGTTGCGTGAACACGTCATTGTGAGGCTGAAGTTGGAACCTGTCAGGCCCGTCCAGCTGTTGATCTGGCTTCTCACGCGTAACAGGCGGCTGATCTCGTTTCTGACTGCCCCGTTGCTCATCATCATTTGCCGTGTCCCAAGGTGACGCAGCCTTGTCTCATTTGCATGTGGGAGTACGCGGCACTGGGGCGGGAGTTCCTACCACCGGGCTGTACGTACTCGGATCTTATGTAGCAAAGAGGAGCTCGTGACGCGGAGTATTAAGGGATCCTGTGTGTTGTCGACCTTGACGCTGCATATGCCTATGACAAGATTGCTCAGGCTGGTTTTCTGGTTGTGAGGTGCATGAATCGCCATGGGGAAGAAAATCAAGGCGGGGacccgcggcgaagcggctcAGTATATGACCAGGGGCCAGGCGCTCAAGAAACTGCAGGTATGTCACTTAGTTTTAACGGACTGTGAGGAAATGGTTTTTTTTTGAAAGCTGTGAGCCATATGCTAACATTCGGTGGGGGTCCTGTACGTTTTGGCACAAAAGACGGACCGACTTGGGGAGCGGCATGGTCTGAACGCCTCGAGAATGGCCCGCCTACATCGAGCTCTCTTGGTAGTTCGTATATTTGTCATATGTACCTCTTGGCACTCAGTCAGGCATGTGAATTTCGAAAGTACACTGATGGAGAGATGCATTCGTGCACGTCGCTCCAGCGTCGGTATCCGTCGTGGCCCCGGCTTCAGCACCATATCTTTTCGGGTGTTTCTGCCTTTCTGTTTCTCTTGCAGTTACCTCTTTCGAGCTTTCGGCGGTTATGTATCTTGAAAGGCATTTATCCCCGTGAcccgagaaagaagaagaagggaaaTGACAAGATCTATTACCATACCAAAGATGTGTTGCACATTGCACATGAGCCGCTGCTGGAGACATTTAGACAGCTGAAGGCGACCAACAAAAAGGTCCGGCGTGCACTAGGAAGAAAGGAAATGCAACTTGCCAAGAGATATGCGCGGTCGAAACCGGCCGTTCGGCTTCACCACATTGTTCGAGAGCGGTTTCCTACTCTCAGCGACGCTGTGGCGGATCTCGACGATGCCCTGAGCACTATCTGCATCTTTGCGAGTAAGCTCTTTTTACAAAGGATTGATTCCGGAGTTCAGTGTCTGGTGACTGGAGAGCCGCGATATCCGACGGGTGCTGACGTGGgaagagacgaggcagatGTACCAGGCCTGACAGTTTTCTCGCTGGTGGAACTTCCAGTTGTGCTGCTCATTCATATAGGCAGAGAGCTGGTGAAGCAAAACCTTAAACGCCTCTTGGCGGCGTAGCAAAACAGAaaaggcggaggacggcagaggcgacgagatTTTGTGTTGCGGTTATGCTCTGCAGTGCTTCCCGCTGACAGCCGCAGGGGGGTAAAGGCGGAGTACTGCATCAAAGCAGGGCAGCTGCTGGATGAATTCTTGCTGGTCGCCACTCAGCAACGCGCTCTTCGTCGTGTATTTGCGTCCATCAAGGGCTACTACTTTCAAGTTCAGTTCCTTGGCCACGCAGTCACGTTTTTGATGCCCCACCAGTTCAAGCAGGTAAGGGCTGGAACCGTTTTGGTGCGTCGTTTGTTCTCTGGGGGCTGGTTTTCTTTCAGAGCAGATGCAGGTGCAACGGAGGCTGAAGCGATGGAAGTTTACCTGCGGCAGGCTCTGTTAGCGTATCGCTGCTCTAAGGGTAGCCGTTACGAGTCGTTCCCTGTTCCTCTCACGGGCAAATCTGcatgtcttttttttccagGAAATGCCCGAGGAAGTCGACTTCCGCGTTTTATCTACGTTTTTCGAATTGTACTCCGCAACTCTGCACCTGGTCATCTTCAAGCTCTTCCTTCTGGCTGGCCTCGCCTATCCTCCGACGGCcacgaagcgcgaggcggtgaGGAGGAAGCACCGCATCGGGAAGGACGAAGCGGCTGCAATCAAAGCTCTGGCGGCGGgccggctgcctccgcagcagagagggcTGCATGGAGATGGGCCCTGGGGGATGGCAGGGTGGCGCTACCCTATTCTTcaggcgagaaggacgcgggACGTGCAGGGCACCGCGGGAGAGTCCGCGCCTGTGGAGGGCCAAACAAAAAAGACTGCTACCGACCAAGTCCACAAGCATGCAGGCAAAGCGACCAGGGGAGAAAGTGCTAACCCCCGCGAAGACGGTGAAGAGGCAGAGCGCAGCGGTGCCACCGACGAacaagagggagaggaagaggaagaatcAGACGAAGGAGCAGGACCGTCTAGCGAAGCAGATGCCGAAAGCGAAGGTGACGAGGAtccagaagaggaggacgatgACGATGTcggagagacggcgcagccCAGTGAGGAAGGCGACCGAGCAGAGGACTCGGATGAGACGGAAGACGCTGACGCCGACGAAAAGCCTAGTGCTGCAAAGCATACCGCAGAGGGACTCCAGCAGAGCGAAGGGGCGGCATCCGTGTGTGGGGTACAGCCACATGCTGTCCAGCAGTTGTTCAAGGGCTGCGTCATTTTCCTGAGCAGGTGGGGATCTCCACTTGGGGAATTTCGTTGGGTTTTCTGAGGTCATGCGTTGAGTGTTGCGTTGGCGAGGGCGGTGATGCCACTTTAGAGACGCGGGAACAGATCACTGGCGCTGGGTTCACATGTTGGTTGTTGCGTAACATGTACACGGTCGAAGAGATTCTCGAGCGGGCAGAGTAGGTTCTGCGGTCGATTCGTTCTACCGTTGCATCCCGGGCAGGTATTTGTAGCAATCGATGTGAACGAGGCCTGGTTGCTACCCAGGGGTGCACCATCCCCAGGTGACTGCTTTCGTCGTATTTTGTCGCTGGTTTTGGGTACTGCGTTCGTCTTTTGCCTGCAGAGAGGTGCCCCTCTTGCCGTTCGCTTTCATGGTCCGCAGCTGTGGCGGGGAGCTTGGCTGGCAAGGCCCTGGCTCACCCTTTCTGGAGGACGACTCAAGCATTACGCACCACGTCGTTGATCGGCCCCTTGAGTGTACGTGTGGTCTAGTCGACGACTTACTTCTCTGTTTTACAGTTTGTGGAGGAAACCCGCGCAAGGATCTGTTGAGTTGAACGGTCTGCTGGGCAGCACACAGAACGTCTCTCCACGTTTTGCTGTTCGTATACTCACTGGGAATTTCAGGAAAACTGTACAGCCCACTGTCGTGTTGGAGCATGATAGTCAATTCCGAAAAGCGCCAGGGCTGCTGTTTCACCGGAGGCAGTTATGGCCGTGTGTGAGAATTCGCCGTGGTCTGTGACTGTGTGCCTTAGGCATGCGGCGAATGGAAAACAGCCAGCGAGACTACGTACAGCCCCAGTGGGTAATGGACAGTATCAACACCGGCATCCAGTTGCCCATTCATCTTTATGCACCTGGAAAGCCTCTGCCACCTCATCTTTCGCCATTCGTGGTAAGTGAGCAGCGCTCGGCCTGTCACCTGTGGGATCAGCGAGTTCATCATTCTCCGCTGTGGTGGTCGAAATGCTATATGGTAGCGTGACACGTGAAGATGTGGAACGCAGCTCGCTACCGGGGTGGCCTCTCAAGCGGAGCATCGGGGGGCGGCTCTGGGCTAAGCTGGGACGCTGTACACCATCAGATCGTTCCCGCCGATGCCGCATGGAACCCGATGCCTACGCGCCGGCCACGCCGGCATGATGTGAAGCGCGGCGTGGAGCTACAGGCACTCATGCCTTCTGTTAACTGAGGAAGCTACTGCGTCAAGtttaaaccctaaacccatAGTCACTTTGGGACGTGGTAATTGTGCTTCGGCGATTCAGGATGACAGAAAAGAGGGTTACGTGCCGAAACAGCGAGATGTTCTCgatcgcctcgtcgcggagcGCAAGGGTGTTGCCGCGGCAGGTCTCCAGTCGGAATTCACCAGCGGCCTAGACGCAGCTGACAGTAAGTTCTATCTAAATTTAGGGGCCGCCGACCGAGTTCGGCGGAGAAAGCGGGGATACACGTCGTGTTCACGTGTGGGTGTAAGAAGGGTACCCGATGTCGCTAAGTCTCCTTCCCTGCACCCTAGCCCTATCTGACCTCGTGTCGGACTGACCTAGTACGCTGTGTAGAGCCGGCAATAAGTATGCGCTCGTAGTTGCGCTTGTGAAAATCtgccgcggaagcgacgTGGAAGCGGGCTTTGGGTAGATGGCGAGAGTCATGAGCCATGTTGTCCTTAACTGCAGGTGGCGATGCATCGGACGATGACGAAGCAATCAAGCAGGAGCGCACCTTCCAGTCGGAAgtcgagggagaggcacaAGCGAACTCGCCTGACGAAGATGGTTCCGTTGCGGTAAGAAGCTGGCATTCTGGAAATTCGTCCATGGAATGCTCGTGGTGACCTCTGTTGCTAGTCGATTCTTGAAGTAAATCCGGTACGAGATGTCCGTGAAATTTCGCAACGTCTTTGTTCCAAACGGGCTGTGGCGCCTTCGGAATTCCACTTCTGCGCTGGGACGCCAAATGGTGGGACCAGCGTGTGGTATGCGAATTTGCCAAAAAGCGTCGAGAAACCTCTTCCAGTGAGCGGCTGCTGGGCGCCGTAACTGCACATGGCTGTGACAGCTGTGTAGCACTACGGCGCGTTAAACCGGCGTCAGCCGTCCATGTCTCCGTGGGAGTGCACATTACACAGATTCAAGGACACGGGAGACGCATTTGCAACTGCGTGCTCAAAGTGATCGACTGGGTATTTACCACCGGGGGTTTCCGCTCAGCGAATATACCCTATCAAAATCAAGAGGAAACCATCAGGTGTGacctcttcttcgtttcgACTGCAAAGGCCTATTCAGAAGGGGGGCGGATTGGATCGCAGCTACTTTTACGCGTCCCTTCGGTTGTGAGGGGACTCACAAAGTTTGCCGTCACTGGCGGAGCGTCGAATTCTGTATGTTCGCAAATGCTGTACTCAGGCGAGTAACACAAGCGGAAGCGCTAAGCGGCCGAGGTCGAGCGACGTAACGGCCCGGGACGAGGATagctctgcgccttctgcactGAAATTGAGCGGGTAAGAATAGTATTCGTGCGGTGGCTCCAGAGCCTCGAGCTTTTGTCAAGGCAGTAGAAGCGTTTCTTCGTCGGTAGGGGAGGGGATCGCGTGCTATACGGCGACAGGCATGCTGTCGAAACACTGGTCGTGCTCATATGCGTGAGCTGGTTACTCAACAGGAAAGCCCGGCAAGAACTAGAGGAAAGGGAAGCCAAGAAGGCACTTCTTTCGAAGAAGCACAAGCGATTATTAGAGCGAATAGAGGTGAGGCTTAGCAATCGGTACCCGAGTATGGCGTAAAAGATTTCTCAATAGTTGAGATGAAACGTCATCTCGGGAAAGTCCCGCCCCTTTCGACTTGGTGCAGTTTAGCGTGTAGCGATTACCTTCTGGGTGAGATGTGGCATTGTGGAGCTCGCTTTCCAGAGTGACGATGAGAGAAAAGCACACGGGAAGTCTGCTGACAGATTAGCGGGAAAGAATCATCCATTGCACTGTGTATAGCAGAGGATGACGTTGCTGCCGCGTCGAAAGTCCAGGTGTCCGACTTCACCTTCTGTGGTTGCAGTTCGGAGAACGGCGGAAACAGGAAGCGACAGCCAAGCTGCAGGCAAAGCGAGCTGCGCTAGAACGCCGAGGAAGCTGAAGTTGGCAGAGGGAGATTTCAGCGCCTCGGGAGCATACGTGAGAACTACCGCAGTCTAAGTCAGACCTGCATTGCCTCGATTGCATTGTTGCGCGTCTCACCGGATGTGTTCGGTGTGTGACCATTTGCTTATTACCTGCATTCATGAACTCAGGAAGCACGCCTATGAGGGAAAGCCTGCGGTGGCAACGCAGTACCCTGGCATGCTAAAAGACAGGCGTTTATCGGCCGTCATTATAAGGAAAATCCCATGGGAGGCCGGAGCAATATGGATTATGTAGTGGGTGTCAATGCAGTCCACATGGTGACGTCGGCCTGCTTGGCTGTTCTGGGGGAACGCATGCCAGTGTGGAGCTCAGATTCATGGCGGCGGTTTCGAGATATGAGTGCAGGAACTCGGCTTCGCTTGGCAAGACTAGTTTCAAACATGTGTCACTTCGCCACTGGAAGTGGACAGGGGCTCATCGGCCGTTCGGTCACTACTCACACGCCCGTCCACTGTTGCCTCTCGAGCGTTACGACGTGCCAACCACTTCTATTTTATGTGTTTATCCGGTCCGTCAAGCTCACCGTCCGCACCTGCCAACTCTAGATACGCATCGCTGGAATCTTGCCAGAAGTGGGCTAGAAAAGCTAGAATAAGCATATGAACGTGACTTGACCGTAGTTAACGGGAGCGTAGTGTTCATCGGAGAGGCGGGCTGCTACATATGGTTGTGCGTGCCGAGCACAGGATGCTTGTGACCGAGCCCCTGCACGCGGCAATCGGGACAAGCGTAGTAAAGGTGCCTCTCATGTGGTTCACGCCTGCCACGTCAAGGTAGCTGTGACGAGTGTTCAGGCCGTGGAACGCGGAAAAAGTAGAACCTAAACATAGTGCCAATACAGTCAAAGTTGCCGAGTAATGGATAAGTCGGTTTGGAGGAGGATGCGGCTCAAACTCAATGGGCGCATTGCATGATAGCAAAAACAAAGCTTTCCTGTCGTCGTGGGCCACTTGagccccgcccccgcctgtGCGCAGCCCGGCATTCGCGCATGAAGCCTTCCTAATTGCCGCAGTGGCAGTTGTTTTGCTGGCCGTATGAAGTAAGGTGTGTCGCACGAATGCGCCGCCTTGCAGCCGGAATGTCTCCTGGCGAGTCACAAGTGCGCTTGAATCCAGTTGTTCCGCCACCACTCATCGCATGCGGGGTACGCTGCAACCGAACACTTGCAACCACAAGCGTGGGGCCCATGGAACGCAGGGGGCTTAAGAAAACAGGCGAACACATTTCCTGCAACCAGGAAACATACGGTCTCTGCAGAAATTCTTCGTTGCATAGCACCAAGTCGCTTGTCATCTTGGTAGCAATCGATCCAGAGAATCGCATGCGACACTTCTTCTTGTGTTGCGCTGGCCCTCAATCCTCGTAACGTTCTTGCCATGCCACAAGCAGTACCTTGGAACAGTCGGACGTGTTCAGTAGGCCTTTGGAACCACTTCCAAACAAATTCCGATTCTGGGTTGTTCATAAGTTCAGACACACAGGCACTTCAGTGGCTCCAACCGCATCAAATAGTAGCGGCTGAAGAACGGTTTTCTTAGgggcgttttctctcttgaATTATCGGGTACGCTATTGGTTTAGGAGGTAGCATGGAGTGTTGCCTCTGTAAAAAGCCGTTGACAGCGAGACcaagcagcgcagagaggtcGCACAGCCCCAGCCCTGATGGAGGCGcccgaagaagagagcgactgCTTAAAAGCAGACCGTAAGCACCCCAGGCGTGTCAGTAGCTCACTAGAAGTATTACACACGAATTGGTAAGGCACTGGCACGACCGTTTGTGCGTGTATCCTTCTTCGGCACGCATGGGCGTGCGGGACTCATCAGTTGGCCTTTGTCACCTCAGTCCTTAGTTTGGGTGGGAGCGGCAGCAACAGCAGAAAGCCCAAGTCAGATGCATGCAACTGTACATATCCCTTGCTTTGAAACTATTCTTGCCATGATGactctctctgtttctggTGGCACCGTAGAGGATGCTTGCCTGCAGTAAAGGTTGCGAAACTTCAAAACGAGGTGGAAGCGGCCGAGTTGATGCTTCAAAACTTGAAGTCTAGATCTGGATGCCTCGCCAGGCCACTTGGTCTAGAAACCGAGATTTACGTGGCAAACCAAGACACGTGCGTTTCTGGGCGTGGTAGTGCTAACTGAACCGTTGTGCCAAAACGAGTGACCTGAACCCGAAATGGGTACAGAAGTTCCAGGTAGCCTGTGTAGGCTGACATATAGTCATACAAAATAAGCGTAGAGCAGCACGTGATAGGCGCATTAGTTCTCTCACGAGCGCCACTGCAAAAACGCGGGCACCTAGGTGGAAAGACGAAAGGGCTTAGGCGTGATCCAGGGCTCTGGTCGACCCCCAGCGGCTGCCAGTGCAAAATTGTAGGAACGGCACGCCAGAAGCCCCCATACAGTTTTACTACTCTGTCTGAAAAACGTTTGGTATCGTTAAAGACCGATATATTCCGGCGTTTGGACCGGTCTTTCGGGCTATCGCGTCTGCCCTCGAGGTGCGTGGATTCCAGGCAAGCCTCTCGTCCGTCTCTTTGTGTATGGTGCCCTCCATGTGCCCTTTGAACAGGGGTTCGCTGAAATGCAGCAGTTGCCTAGGGTCTACGCGCACGGCAAACCGCAGCGCTTGGGCGACATCTTTCCTTAACGCCCCCGAATCTCGGGATGCTCAAGGACACGTATCATACACACATATTGTCGTGAAGCGGAGTGGCCGAGCAGGGCACCTCGGAAGGGCACATGCTGACACAGCCAGAGCCGGCAGCCCGGATGAAAGCACGAAAAAGGGGTACTGTAACGGTAGCTCCGACGATCCGTTCCTCCGTTGGCACAGTTCCTCATTCCGAGCAGTTTCCTGTCCAGTTCCGCGTGGGCCGCCGTCCTTCTGTCGAATCCTCCACGAAGATCCTCAGAGAGTGACTGCCGTGGAGAGGCGGCTCCTCCACCTCTTGCCGGGCGCCGTATCAGATACTCGCAGCCGGGAATTGTTTATTGTCCCTAGGGAGGAAAGGCGGACGTTAGAAGCAAATTTTGCAggtccgcagacgccgacaggAAGAGCAAGCGGTGGAAGCGGGAGCGtgccgaggacgcggggGGACACAACACCCTATGTGGGCAGCCGCCGTGACTCTGTCGAGTGCTGCCGCACTCCTGCAAATGAGTTCTCTGAAGTTGATGCAGCATCAGGATCGAACGAAGGAAAAACAGTCATGGCAGCAGAACTAGCATCACAGACGGAGCAGATCTACATGGGCGACTCAATTTCCGCAGAGCAGCATTGTTCATATGCTCAATGTCGCGGATGTGACGCGCCACCTCCGTGCTTGTCGGTATTGTCGGGGCTCGACAAAAAGAACGCCTCGTCAGAAGACCGGCCAGCAGCCCTTCAAAAGGATGGCGTCTTCCGATGGCCAGCAAGCGGCGGTGGTGGTGGCCCTATAACGTGTCGCATCAGGCTTGCAACGTTACGTGACCTAAACCAGCTGGATTTGGCAAAGACAGTCCACGATAATGCATTCACCGGAAAAACACAGGAGGCAGGTGTCAGGGGCTATACACAGGGACCTCTACACGCAGATACTTCAGATGTGGTTAAACGGAGGACTGGTAGTGTCTTGACGGAATGACCGGTGTCCCGTATGGCCTGTTGATGCGATTGTGCTTGCACAAGGGCAAGGTGAAGGAAAGCCTAAGGTTGCACGGAATATGATTAACGTGCATCGTGCGGCTTCTGGTTCAAACGTGTCCCGGAATCGCCCGCGCGAAGGGCCAGCGCTACCTCCATATTACACGGGTGGAGGCCTAA
The Besnoitia besnoiti strain Bb-Ger1 chromosome VIII, whole genome shotgun sequence genome window above contains:
- a CDS encoding BRCA1 C Terminus (BRCT) domain-containing protein (encoded by transcript BESB_082610); the protein is MGKKIKAGTRGEAAQYMTRGQALKKLQLPLSSFRRLCILKGIYPRDPRKKKKGNDKIYYHTKDVLHIAHEPLLETFRQLKATNKKVRRALGRKEMQLAKRYARSKPAVRLHHIVRERFPTLSDAVADLDDALSTICIFAMLPADSRRGVKAEYCIKAGQLLDEFLLVATQQRALRRVFASIKGYYFQVQFLGHAVTFLMPHQFKQEMPEEVDFRVLSTFFELYSATLHLVIFKLFLLAGLAYPPTATKREAVRRKHRIGKDEAAAIKALAAGRLPPQQRGLHGDGPWGMAGWRYPILQARRTRDVQGTAGESAPVEGQTKKTATDQVHKHAGKATRGESANPREDGEEAERSGATDEQEGEEEEESDEGAGPSSEADAESEGDEDPEEEDDDDVGETAQPSEEGDRAEDSDETEDADADEKPSAAKHTAEGLQQSEGAASVCGVQPHAVQQLFKGCVIFLSREVPLLPFAFMVRSCGGELGWQGPGSPFLEDDSSITHHVVDRPLECMRRMENSQRDYVQPQWVMDSINTGIQLPIHLYAPGKPLPPHLSPFVDDRKEGYVPKQRDVLDRLVAERKGVAAAGLQSEFTSGLDAADSGDASDDDEAIKQERTFQSEVEGEAQANSPDEDGSVAASNTSGSAKRPRSSDVTARDEDSSAPSALKLSGKARQELEEREAKKALLSKKHKRLLERIEFGERRKQEATAKLQAKRAALERRGS